Proteins encoded within one genomic window of Streptomyces sp. NBC_00523:
- a CDS encoding VOC family protein, producing the protein MATIKHFQVTFDCADPERVGRFWCEVLGYVAPEPPEGFESWDAYNASLPAEERNTWFAASDPTGAGPRMYFQKVPEGKVAKNRLHLDVRVGVGLKGEERLAVLEAECARLLPLGAVRGKLLLADEENESCLNMQDVEGNEFCLD; encoded by the coding sequence ATGGCAACGATCAAGCATTTCCAGGTGACCTTCGACTGTGCGGACCCCGAGCGGGTGGGGCGTTTCTGGTGCGAGGTGCTGGGCTATGTCGCGCCGGAGCCGCCGGAGGGGTTCGAGTCCTGGGACGCGTACAACGCCTCGCTGCCGGCCGAGGAGCGGAACACGTGGTTCGCGGCCTCCGACCCCACCGGGGCCGGTCCGCGCATGTACTTCCAGAAGGTTCCCGAGGGCAAGGTCGCCAAGAACCGGCTGCACCTCGATGTCCGGGTGGGCGTCGGGCTCAAGGGCGAGGAGCGGCTTGCCGTGCTGGAGGCCGAATGCGCGCGGCTCCTCCCGCTCGGCGCGGTGCGCGGGAAGCTGCTGCTGGCCGACGAGGAGAACGAGTCCTGCCTCAACATGCAGGACGTCGAGGGCAACGAGTTCTGCCTCGACTGA
- a CDS encoding GlxA family transcriptional regulator, protein MPVPSPAPRLHRVAVLVLDGAKPLDVGIPAQVFTTRASMPYEVRVCGAAPGPVTGGDGLAYHVTHGLEALAWADIVFVPGYRQPDREDPPRAVIEALVAAHERGARLAAISTGAFALAATGLLDGRRATTHWHYTRALAAKYPLVRVDENVLFVDEGSVLTSAGAASGIDLCLHVLRGDLGIAASNHAARRLVAAPYRSGGQAQYVPRSVPEPLGERFAATREWALHRLGEPLTLDALARHAAVSPRTFSRRFAEDTGYTPMQWVMRARIDMARELLERSERAVEQIAADVGLGTGANLRLHFQRILGTTPSEYRRTFTRGE, encoded by the coding sequence ATGCCCGTCCCCTCCCCCGCGCCCCGTCTGCACCGCGTCGCCGTCCTCGTGCTCGACGGGGCGAAGCCGCTCGACGTGGGCATCCCGGCCCAGGTGTTCACGACCCGGGCGAGCATGCCGTACGAGGTACGGGTGTGCGGGGCGGCCCCGGGGCCGGTGACCGGGGGTGACGGGCTGGCCTACCACGTGACGCACGGGCTCGAAGCGCTGGCCTGGGCGGACATCGTCTTCGTACCGGGGTACCGGCAGCCGGACCGGGAGGATCCGCCCCGGGCCGTGATCGAGGCGCTGGTCGCCGCGCACGAGCGGGGGGCCCGGCTCGCCGCCATCTCGACCGGGGCGTTCGCGCTCGCCGCGACCGGGCTGCTCGACGGCCGCCGGGCCACCACGCACTGGCACTACACACGGGCGCTCGCCGCGAAGTACCCACTGGTCCGGGTGGACGAGAACGTGCTGTTCGTGGACGAGGGCAGCGTCCTCACCTCGGCGGGCGCCGCGTCCGGGATCGACCTGTGCCTGCACGTCCTGCGCGGCGACCTGGGCATCGCCGCGTCCAACCACGCGGCCCGGCGGCTCGTCGCGGCCCCGTACCGCAGCGGCGGGCAGGCGCAGTACGTGCCGCGCAGCGTCCCGGAGCCGCTGGGCGAGCGGTTCGCGGCCACCCGGGAGTGGGCGCTGCACCGGCTCGGCGAACCCCTCACGCTCGACGCGCTGGCCCGGCACGCGGCGGTGTCGCCCCGCACGTTCTCGCGGCGGTTCGCGGAGGACACCGGGTACACGCCGATGCAGTGGGTGATGCGGGCCCGTATCGACATGGCCCGCGAACTCCTCGAACGCTCGGAGCGGGCCGTCGAGCAGATCGCCGCCGATGTGGGGCTCGGGACCGGCGCGAATCTGCGCCTGCACTTCCAGCGCATCCTGGGCACCACCCCGAGCGAGTACCGGCGTACCTTCACCCGGGGTGAATAG
- the gap gene encoding type I glyceraldehyde-3-phosphate dehydrogenase has protein sequence MTRIAINGFGRIGRNVLRALLERDSDLDLVAVNDLSEPATLARLLAFDTTAGRLGRPVTVDGDTLVVDGRRIKVLAEREPARLPWAELGVDIAVEATGRFTSAKAARAHLDAGAKRVLVAAPSDGADVTLAYGVNSEAYDPELHTVVSNASCTTNALAPLAKVLDDLAGIEHGFMTTVHAYTQEQNLQDGPHRDARRARAAGVNIVPTTTGAAKAIGLVLPGLDGKLSGDSIRVPVPVGSIVELNTTVARDVTRDQVLDAYRTAAEGPLAGVLEYSEDPLVSADITGNPASSIFDSELTRVDGRHIKVSAWYDNEWGFSNRVIDTLTLLAGR, from the coding sequence GTGACTCGCATCGCCATCAACGGATTCGGCCGCATCGGACGCAACGTGCTGCGCGCGCTGCTCGAACGCGACAGCGACCTCGACCTGGTCGCCGTCAACGACCTCTCGGAGCCCGCCACCCTCGCCCGGCTGCTGGCGTTCGACACCACCGCGGGCCGCCTCGGCCGCCCGGTGACCGTGGACGGGGACACCCTCGTCGTGGACGGCCGCCGCATCAAGGTGCTCGCCGAGCGGGAGCCCGCGCGGCTGCCCTGGGCGGAGCTGGGCGTCGACATCGCCGTGGAGGCCACCGGCCGCTTCACCTCGGCGAAGGCCGCCCGCGCCCACCTCGACGCCGGAGCGAAGCGGGTGCTGGTCGCCGCGCCGTCGGACGGGGCGGACGTGACGCTCGCGTACGGCGTCAACAGCGAGGCGTACGACCCCGAGCTGCACACGGTCGTGTCGAACGCCTCCTGCACCACCAACGCGCTCGCGCCGCTGGCCAAGGTCCTGGACGACCTCGCCGGCATCGAGCACGGCTTCATGACGACCGTGCACGCCTACACCCAGGAGCAGAACCTCCAGGACGGCCCGCACCGCGACGCCCGCCGCGCCCGCGCCGCCGGTGTCAACATCGTGCCGACCACGACCGGCGCCGCGAAGGCGATCGGGCTCGTGCTGCCCGGGCTGGACGGCAAGCTGTCGGGCGACTCCATCCGGGTACCGGTCCCGGTCGGCTCGATCGTGGAGCTGAACACCACCGTGGCACGGGACGTGACGCGCGATCAGGTGCTCGACGCGTACCGGACGGCCGCCGAGGGCCCGCTCGCGGGCGTACTCGAATACTCCGAGGACCCGCTCGTCTCGGCCGACATCACCGGCAACCCGGCGTCGTCCATCTTCGACTCGGAGCTGACCCGGGTCGACGGACGCCACATCAAGGTGTCCGCCTGGTACGACAACGAGTGGGGCTTCTCCAACCGGGTGATCGACACGCTCACCCTGCTGGCCGGCCGCTAG
- a CDS encoding FG-GAP and VCBS repeat-containing protein translates to MGIRTMLTVAVCAATALTGGVAVAAPGGAHAGTAGGTAGTTVREDFNGDGYQDVVVGTTQAAVNGQPYSGYLTIAYGSAQGLSAARTMTIDQSTSGVPGEPGEGNLFGLRLVPADLDHDGLTDLAVYTYEALPTNRGSVIVLWGRTGGITGEGAVRIPGPETGDMGNNVIAGDFNGDGDTDLMLAHGWGDGDLEQRSVLYGPFSRAGKPVREQRVTMFTSDNFMSDPAVGDFNGDGIDDLCTFFSYEEHAEGGSLWLGTPQGLSTTSTRLPSGTSPTVGDFDKDGKDDLAVRVVPNGIYEDFPTDPGTVKIYYGSASGPSTTRTKVITQDTAGVPGVSEKGDQFGARLSAGDVTGDGYDDLAVGVPFEALESKAGAGAVVLLKGGPGGLSGTGSKSFHQDTAGMPGVAEKGDHFGASVRLLDVTGDGRAELTAGAPDEDLEAIADGGAVWSLRGTPTGLTTTGALAFNPVDLGILAKQARFGLNLGGDNGFGLYN, encoded by the coding sequence GTGGGCATTCGCACCATGCTGACCGTGGCCGTGTGTGCCGCCACGGCGCTGACCGGCGGCGTGGCCGTCGCAGCGCCGGGGGGCGCGCACGCGGGCACGGCCGGGGGAACGGCAGGCACCACCGTCCGCGAGGACTTCAACGGGGACGGGTACCAGGACGTCGTCGTCGGCACGACGCAAGCGGCGGTGAACGGGCAGCCCTACTCCGGATACCTCACCATCGCCTACGGTTCGGCGCAGGGTCTGAGCGCCGCCCGCACGATGACCATCGACCAGAGCACTTCGGGGGTACCGGGCGAACCCGGTGAGGGCAATCTGTTCGGCCTCCGGCTGGTCCCCGCCGACCTCGACCACGACGGGCTGACGGACCTGGCGGTGTACACGTACGAGGCCCTGCCCACCAACCGGGGTTCGGTCATCGTGCTGTGGGGCCGCACCGGCGGCATCACGGGCGAGGGCGCGGTACGCATCCCCGGGCCCGAGACCGGCGACATGGGGAACAACGTCATCGCCGGCGACTTCAACGGCGACGGCGACACGGACCTGATGCTCGCGCACGGCTGGGGCGACGGGGACCTCGAACAGCGGAGCGTGCTGTACGGGCCCTTCAGCCGGGCCGGGAAGCCGGTCCGCGAGCAGCGGGTGACCATGTTCACGTCGGACAACTTCATGTCCGACCCGGCCGTGGGCGACTTCAACGGCGACGGCATCGACGACCTGTGCACCTTCTTCAGCTACGAGGAGCACGCCGAGGGCGGGAGCCTGTGGCTGGGCACCCCCCAGGGCCTGTCGACCACCTCCACCCGGCTGCCCTCCGGCACGTCCCCGACGGTCGGCGACTTCGACAAGGACGGCAAGGACGACCTCGCCGTCCGCGTGGTGCCGAACGGCATCTACGAGGACTTCCCCACGGACCCGGGCACCGTCAAGATCTACTACGGCTCCGCGTCCGGTCCGAGCACCACCCGGACCAAGGTGATCACCCAGGACACCGCGGGCGTCCCGGGCGTGAGCGAGAAGGGCGACCAGTTCGGCGCCCGGCTCAGCGCGGGCGACGTCACCGGCGACGGCTACGACGACCTCGCGGTGGGCGTGCCGTTCGAGGCCCTGGAGTCCAAGGCGGGCGCGGGCGCGGTGGTCCTGCTGAAGGGCGGGCCCGGCGGCCTGAGCGGCACCGGCTCCAAGTCGTTCCACCAGGACACGGCGGGCATGCCCGGGGTGGCGGAGAAGGGCGACCACTTCGGCGCCTCGGTGCGGCTGCTGGACGTCACCGGGGACGGCAGGGCTGAGCTGACGGCCGGTGCGCCGGACGAGGACCTGGAGGCGATCGCGGACGGCGGTGCGGTGTGGTCGCTGCGCGGCACCCCGACGGGGCTGACGACGACCGGCGCCCTCGCCTTCAACCCGGTGGACCTGGGCATCCTGGCGAAGCAGGCCCGGTTCGGCCTGAACCTGGGTGGCGACAACGGGTTCGGTCTCTACAACTGA
- a CDS encoding DUF5997 family protein, which translates to MKSHQTTQTMKPATAAKKLGVYLDATPAEFQEGVVSRAELAALQADPPEWLRDLRNNGPHPRPVVASKLGVSISGLARGGVTEALTTEQIDALKQDNPEWLQKERATQADVRKENIRIKERNAEREAKDRDERD; encoded by the coding sequence ATGAAGTCCCACCAGACCACCCAGACGATGAAGCCCGCGACCGCGGCGAAGAAGCTGGGTGTGTACCTCGACGCCACCCCCGCCGAATTCCAGGAGGGTGTCGTCTCGCGCGCCGAGCTGGCGGCCCTCCAGGCCGATCCGCCCGAGTGGCTGCGCGACCTGCGGAACAACGGCCCGCACCCCCGCCCGGTCGTCGCGTCCAAGCTGGGCGTCTCCATCTCGGGCCTGGCCCGCGGCGGGGTCACCGAGGCGCTGACCACCGAACAGATCGACGCCCTGAAGCAGGACAACCCCGAGTGGCTGCAGAAGGAGCGCGCCACCCAGGCGGACGTCCGCAAGGAGAACATCCGCATCAAGGAGCGGAACGCCGAGCGCGAGGCGAAGGATCGCGACGAGCGCGACTGA
- a CDS encoding LysR family transcriptional regulator substrate-binding protein, whose product MTGPEATPSFRLAYVPGVTPAKWVRIWNERLPDIPLHLVQAPALGAQELLRAGGADAAFLRLPVEGTDLSAIPLYTETTVVVVPKDHLIAAVDEVSVAELADEIVLHPMDDALPWEQLPGRPALERPATTGDAVELVAAGIGVLVVPQSLARLHHRKDLTYRTVTDAPESRVALSWPQEKTTDQVEDFIGIVRGRTVNSSRGRAGAAPAAQPKAKDKAKDKAKDKAKRASATGAGKGSRGGAGGSGGSKAAKGARGAAAKRGKPRRRP is encoded by the coding sequence GTGACAGGCCCCGAAGCAACCCCCTCGTTCCGGCTGGCGTACGTCCCCGGAGTGACTCCCGCCAAATGGGTGCGGATCTGGAACGAGCGCCTGCCGGACATCCCGCTGCACCTCGTCCAGGCCCCCGCGCTCGGCGCCCAGGAGCTGCTGCGCGCCGGTGGCGCCGACGCGGCGTTCCTCCGGCTGCCGGTGGAGGGCACGGACCTCAGCGCGATCCCGCTGTACACGGAGACCACGGTCGTCGTGGTCCCCAAGGACCACCTGATCGCGGCGGTGGACGAGGTGTCCGTCGCGGAGCTGGCCGACGAGATCGTGCTCCACCCGATGGACGACGCCCTGCCCTGGGAGCAACTGCCCGGCCGTCCGGCGCTGGAGCGGCCGGCGACCACGGGGGACGCCGTCGAGCTGGTCGCGGCGGGGATCGGGGTCCTCGTGGTCCCCCAGTCGCTGGCCCGGCTGCACCACCGCAAGGACCTGACGTACCGGACGGTGACGGACGCGCCGGAGTCGCGCGTCGCGCTGTCCTGGCCGCAGGAGAAGACCACCGACCAGGTGGAGGACTTCATCGGCATCGTCCGCGGCCGTACGGTGAACAGCTCGCGCGGCCGGGCGGGGGCGGCGCCCGCCGCTCAGCCGAAGGCCAAGGACAAGGCAAAGGACAAGGCAAAGGACAAGGCGAAGCGCGCTTCCGCTACGGGGGCGGGTAAGGGCTCCCGGGGCGGCGCGGGAGGCTCCGGCGGCTCCAAGGCGGCCAAGGGCGCGCGCGGCGCCGCCGCGAAGCGCGGGAAGCCCCGCCGGAGGCCGTAG
- a CDS encoding DinB family protein: MTHTERPMPPLDADERTGLESWLDFYRATVAQKCEDLTDEQARSASVPPSSLTPMGLVQHLAEVERNWFRRVLTGEDVPSLYDPPAGPGVHSGGFGLSADASFADALAVWREEIAVSRAACAERSLEDSAPFMGGEVKLRWIYHHMIGEYARHSGHADLLRERIDGSTGIWRAGFPGRSGEMSGWDP; the protein is encoded by the coding sequence ATGACGCACACCGAACGCCCGATGCCGCCCCTCGACGCCGACGAGCGCACCGGCCTGGAGAGCTGGCTCGACTTCTACCGGGCCACCGTGGCCCAGAAGTGCGAGGACCTGACCGACGAGCAGGCGCGCAGCGCCTCCGTACCGCCGTCGTCGCTGACGCCGATGGGGCTCGTCCAGCACCTCGCGGAGGTCGAGCGGAACTGGTTCCGGCGGGTCCTGACCGGTGAGGACGTGCCGTCGCTGTACGACCCGCCGGCCGGTCCGGGGGTCCACAGCGGAGGATTCGGCCTTTCCGCGGACGCCTCCTTCGCCGATGCCCTGGCGGTCTGGCGGGAGGAGATCGCCGTGTCCCGCGCGGCCTGCGCCGAGCGCTCACTGGAGGACTCGGCGCCCTTCATGGGCGGCGAGGTGAAGCTCCGCTGGATCTATCACCACATGATCGGCGAGTACGCCCGCCACAGCGGTCACGCCGATCTGCTCCGGGAGCGGATCGACGGGAGCACCGGTATCTGGCGGGCCGGGTTTCCGGGTCGCTCCGGGGAGATGTCAGGATGGGATCCATGA
- a CDS encoding peptidylprolyl isomerase, with translation MTSQVFFDITINDEPAGRIVFNLFDDIVPKTAENFRQLATGQNGFGYKGSSFHRVIPEFMLQGGDFTRGDGTGGKSIYGNKFPDENFELKHTKPGLLSMANAGPNSNGSQFFITTIVTSWLDGKHVVFGEVADEDSMVLVKRIEGLGSQSGRTQAKVTIADSGIL, from the coding sequence ATGACGAGCCAGGTTTTCTTCGACATCACCATCAACGACGAGCCCGCCGGGCGGATCGTCTTCAATCTGTTCGACGACATCGTTCCCAAGACCGCCGAGAACTTCCGCCAGCTGGCGACCGGCCAGAACGGCTTCGGTTACAAGGGCTCCTCCTTCCACCGGGTCATCCCGGAGTTCATGCTCCAGGGCGGCGACTTCACGCGCGGCGACGGCACCGGCGGCAAGAGCATCTACGGCAACAAGTTCCCCGACGAGAACTTCGAGCTGAAGCACACCAAGCCGGGCCTGCTGTCGATGGCCAACGCCGGTCCGAACTCGAACGGTTCGCAGTTCTTCATCACCACGATCGTGACGTCCTGGCTGGACGGCAAGCACGTCGTCTTCGGCGAGGTCGCCGACGAGGACAGCATGGTCCTGGTCAAGCGCATCGAGGGCCTCGGCTCGCAGAGCGGCCGCACCCAGGCGAAGGTCACCATCGCGGACTCCGGCATCCTCTGA
- a CDS encoding Clp protease N-terminal domain-containing protein produces MTNPVVPSQPVRLDDLIAAIKKVHSDALDQLQDAVIAADHLGDVADHLIGHFVDQARRSGASWTDIGKSMGVTRQAAQKRFVAKDPGEGAALDPSQGFGRFTQRAKNVVMAAQNEARAAGNAEIGTEHLVLGLLSEPEGLAAAFIKAQGVVLDTVRQAATAALPAATEGEIPELIPYNGDARKALELTFREALRMGHNYIGTEHILLALLEHEDGSGVLSGLGIDKAAAEQAIAAALSILTAGKQAPGRAE; encoded by the coding sequence ATGACGAATCCCGTAGTGCCGTCGCAGCCCGTCCGCCTGGACGACCTGATCGCGGCCATCAAGAAGGTGCACTCCGACGCCCTGGACCAGCTTCAGGACGCCGTCATCGCCGCCGACCACCTCGGCGACGTCGCCGACCACCTGATCGGCCACTTCGTGGACCAGGCGCGCCGCTCCGGCGCCTCCTGGACCGACATCGGCAAGAGCATGGGCGTGACCCGGCAGGCCGCCCAGAAGCGCTTCGTCGCCAAGGACCCCGGCGAGGGCGCCGCCCTCGACCCGAGCCAGGGCTTCGGCCGCTTCACGCAGCGCGCCAAGAACGTGGTGATGGCGGCCCAGAACGAGGCCCGGGCGGCCGGCAACGCCGAGATCGGCACCGAACACCTCGTCCTCGGCCTGCTCAGCGAGCCCGAGGGCCTGGCGGCGGCGTTCATCAAGGCGCAGGGCGTGGTCCTGGACACCGTCCGGCAGGCGGCCACCGCCGCGCTCCCGGCGGCCACCGAGGGCGAGATCCCCGAGCTGATCCCGTACAACGGTGACGCGCGCAAGGCGCTGGAGCTGACCTTCCGCGAAGCCCTGCGGATGGGCCACAACTACATCGGCACCGAGCACATCCTGCTCGCCCTGCTGGAGCACGAGGACGGCTCCGGCGTGCTCAGCGGCCTCGGCATCGACAAGGCGGCCGCCGAGCAGGCCATCGCCGCGGCGCTGTCGATCCTCACGGCGGGAAAGCAGGCGCCCGGCCGGGCGGAGTGA
- a CDS encoding histidine phosphatase family protein, protein MSVRVTLLAAARGSALLGERFDDDRPLDEAGWYAVQFAAPALAPLGSAELRYCSPTPRSRATGEALGFHPLVQPALRDCDMGRWRGRTLAEVTAREPAAVDAWLADPRSAPHGGEPLLAFISRIGGWLDTRPACDGAIVAVAEPAVVRAALVYALKAPPSTYWNVDVGPLSTVTLTGRSRRWSLRLE, encoded by the coding sequence ATGAGTGTTCGGGTCACGCTCCTCGCCGCGGCGCGCGGTTCCGCCCTGCTCGGCGAGCGTTTCGACGACGACCGGCCGCTCGACGAGGCCGGCTGGTACGCGGTGCAGTTCGCCGCGCCGGCCCTGGCGCCGCTGGGCTCCGCCGAGCTGCGCTACTGCTCGCCGACCCCGCGCAGCCGCGCGACCGGTGAGGCGCTGGGCTTCCACCCGCTGGTGCAGCCCGCCCTGCGCGACTGCGACATGGGGCGCTGGCGGGGCCGTACGCTCGCCGAGGTCACCGCCCGGGAACCGGCGGCCGTGGACGCCTGGCTGGCGGACCCGCGCTCCGCGCCGCACGGCGGTGAGCCGCTGCTCGCGTTCATCTCGCGGATAGGCGGCTGGCTGGACACCCGCCCCGCCTGTGACGGCGCGATCGTCGCCGTCGCCGAACCCGCCGTGGTCCGGGCCGCCCTCGTCTACGCGCTGAAGGCCCCGCCGTCCACGTACTGGAACGTCGATGTCGGCCCGCTCTCCACCGTCACCCTCACCGGCCGCTCGCGCCGCTGGAGCCTGCGCCTGGAGTAG